One part of the Niveispirillum cyanobacteriorum genome encodes these proteins:
- a CDS encoding spore coat protein U domain-containing protein yields the protein MMTKFFAKTAAAALIAAAAVTPALAQNASGTIQLKGNVALSCTIAVQDLNQSLALKAGETAKTVGSVTETCNSGSGYKITLASANAGKLKSGNFTINYTVSYDNGSAGALTSQMVIDRATAQFGKKSDLKVTVPASDQYIAGDYADTVTVTIAAK from the coding sequence ATGATGACCAAGTTCTTCGCCAAGACCGCCGCCGCCGCCCTGATCGCTGCCGCTGCCGTCACCCCCGCCCTGGCCCAGAACGCTTCCGGCACGATCCAGCTGAAGGGCAATGTCGCTCTGTCCTGCACCATCGCCGTCCAGGACCTGAACCAGTCGCTGGCCCTGAAAGCCGGCGAAACTGCCAAGACGGTCGGTTCGGTCACCGAGACCTGCAATTCCGGCTCCGGCTACAAGATCACGCTGGCCTCGGCCAATGCCGGCAAGCTGAAGTCCGGCAACTTCACCATCAACTACACGGTCAGCTACGACAACGGCTCCGCTGGTGCCCTGACCAGCCAGATGGTGATCGACCGCGCCACCGCGCAGTTCGGCAAGAAGTCTGACCTGAAGGTCACCGTTCCGGCCTCTGACCAGTACATCGCGGGCGACTATGCCGACACCGTCACCGTGACCATCGCCGCCAAGTAA
- a CDS encoding methyl-accepting chemotaxis protein, with product MILSLRSSVKTRLVLSGVGLCLGLGLALTLGAAIQSQRTTGEQVRQALNEATTGFALIAADLVENAIDNARIINAQTEGGLKTKGYSRELISEQASAAVAANLDIVGVTVAFEPNGFDGNDASGRGGTGADANGRFVPYFFRKSDGTVGIEALVMTVEAGIKEWYLDPLAANRTMLTAPYPYPIEGKEVLLVTVSTPIHRDGKPIGIVTTDMALTALQKQFAAFRPLEAGDVRLLAQNGNWVVHPDASLLNKPLAKGPLTDLVAQAQKAGRPTYATLTLEGVERLVFATPIKFDGVQEQWVLITTVPTSVVTDALVRSVTTLAIIATVLILLGAGLFALMGNSLARPVLALTDAMVRVRRGDLTSPIPGTDRVDEIGHMAEAVVAFRDGLAEAERLRAETERKDAEAEAKLRSDRLALADRFEREVGALLRGVSQSAEQMVDMAQLMSTDCADTQQSTALGASAVTEAAANVQTVAAAAEQLRASIAEIGSQVQMSASIASRAAEEAGSATGTVDALIQSADRIGAVVNLISEIASQTNLLALNATIEAARAGEAGKGFAVVASEVKNLATQTAKATDEIAELVASIRRSSAEAAKAMDGIATTIRTINETATTIAGAVEEQTAATQEIARNVNEAAHGTDEASRAIQGIADKVLAVTEAAVMALDNAAQVRDSAGVADREVGSFVAQIRAG from the coding sequence ATGATCCTGTCGCTGCGTTCCTCAGTAAAAACCCGCCTTGTTCTGTCCGGCGTCGGGCTGTGCCTGGGGCTGGGGTTGGCCCTGACCCTTGGTGCCGCGATACAATCGCAGCGGACGACGGGGGAGCAGGTGCGCCAAGCCCTGAATGAGGCGACCACGGGCTTCGCGCTGATCGCCGCCGATCTGGTTGAAAACGCCATCGACAATGCCCGTATCATCAATGCCCAGACCGAAGGCGGGCTGAAGACCAAGGGCTACAGCCGCGAGTTGATCTCTGAACAGGCCAGCGCCGCCGTCGCAGCCAACCTGGATATCGTCGGCGTTACCGTAGCCTTCGAACCCAACGGCTTCGACGGCAATGATGCCAGCGGCAGGGGGGGTACCGGCGCCGACGCCAATGGTCGCTTTGTTCCGTACTTTTTCCGTAAATCCGACGGAACCGTAGGGATTGAGGCGCTGGTGATGACGGTGGAGGCCGGGATCAAAGAATGGTACCTGGACCCGTTGGCCGCCAACCGCACCATGCTCACGGCCCCTTACCCATACCCGATTGAGGGCAAGGAAGTGTTGCTGGTCACCGTCAGCACGCCGATCCATCGGGATGGCAAGCCCATCGGCATCGTCACTACCGACATGGCCCTGACGGCCCTGCAAAAGCAGTTCGCCGCCTTCCGCCCGCTGGAGGCCGGTGATGTCCGGCTGCTGGCGCAGAATGGCAATTGGGTGGTGCATCCCGATGCCAGCCTTCTGAACAAGCCGCTGGCCAAGGGACCGTTAACCGACCTGGTGGCGCAGGCGCAGAAGGCCGGGCGCCCCACCTATGCGACCTTGACCCTGGAGGGGGTGGAACGGCTGGTCTTTGCCACACCCATCAAATTTGATGGGGTACAGGAACAATGGGTCCTGATCACGACGGTGCCTACCAGCGTCGTGACCGATGCCCTGGTCCGGTCGGTGACAACATTGGCCATTATCGCCACTGTGCTGATCCTGCTGGGCGCCGGGCTGTTCGCGCTGATGGGCAACAGTCTGGCGCGGCCCGTCCTGGCCCTGACCGACGCCATGGTACGGGTGCGGCGCGGTGACCTGACCTCCCCCATCCCCGGTACCGACCGTGTGGACGAGATCGGGCACATGGCGGAAGCTGTCGTCGCCTTCCGCGATGGTCTGGCAGAGGCGGAGAGGCTACGGGCGGAGACGGAGCGCAAGGATGCGGAGGCCGAGGCCAAGCTGAGATCCGACCGTCTGGCACTGGCCGACCGGTTTGAGCGGGAGGTAGGTGCCCTGCTGCGCGGTGTTTCGCAAAGTGCTGAGCAGATGGTGGATATGGCGCAGCTGATGTCGACCGACTGCGCCGATACGCAGCAGAGCACCGCGCTGGGCGCGTCCGCCGTGACGGAAGCGGCGGCCAATGTTCAGACAGTGGCCGCCGCAGCCGAGCAGTTGCGCGCCTCCATCGCCGAAATCGGGTCCCAGGTACAGATGTCCGCCAGCATCGCGTCGCGGGCGGCCGAGGAGGCGGGGAGCGCCACCGGCACCGTGGATGCCCTGATCCAGTCGGCCGACCGGATCGGTGCCGTCGTCAATCTGATCAGCGAGATTGCCAGCCAGACCAATCTGCTGGCGCTCAATGCCACGATTGAGGCGGCGCGGGCGGGAGAGGCCGGCAAGGGCTTTGCCGTTGTGGCGTCAGAGGTGAAGAACCTGGCAACCCAGACGGCCAAGGCCACCGACGAGATAGCGGAACTGGTCGCCTCTATCCGGAGATCATCGGCGGAGGCGGCGAAGGCCATGGACGGCATCGCCACCACCATCCGCACCATCAACGAAACCGCCACCACCATTGCAGGGGCCGTGGAGGAGCAGACCGCCGCCACCCAGGAAATCGCCCGCAATGTCAACGAGGCGGCCCACGGCACCGACGAGGCGTCACGCGCCATCCAGGGCATCGCCGACAAGGTGCTGGCCGTGACGGAGGCCGCCGTCATGGCACTCGACAACGCCGCCCAGGTCCGCGACAGCGCCGGCGTGGCCGACCGGGAGGTGGGCAGCTTCGTGGCGCAGATCAGGGCGGGGTGA
- a CDS encoding TonB-dependent receptor plug domain-containing protein: MSRVSYFRAALLGAAASLTASAALAEPTQVAEIIVSANKVPTAQERVGSSVSIIDSAEIERRQQVQALDLLKRVPGVSISRNGGLGSTSTVRLRGSESGMVKVLIDGVEVNDASGANNEFDFNSLMTGDIEKIEVLKGPQSALYGNDAMGGVINVITKRGEGETKIRGTLEAGAYGTFRQQAGLTGGTEQVDYALSAANLHTDGFSRTFAGNEKDGTDARSVSGRLGVKASDILRFDLNAGWSWLDTEFDPFGGDGPSSQEKETWQVRGAGTLSLLDGAFENVLAASYASTDRDFDEPTGFYRFSTFDSRRKALDYQGNLRLRDADVATIGLSVDEEKAETTNTTSSSTTTGLDDSVTTKSAFVQYQAAVTSDLTLTLGGRVDDHEQFGTEGTWRATGAYQVPATGTVLRASYGTANKAPTLYQLYDPFYGNKNLSAEDGKGADIGFDQKLLDGRVGFGASLFRNTYTNMIGFSNGYINVARARTKGVELTFEATPVESVLIQANYTYLDAKDTRTGRDLPRRPQDTINASVDWTVVDGIDVGAALRYVGKQRDTASATSPILDSYTTVDFTARWAVLDNVSLFGRVENLFDEDYQEVRTYSAPGRSAFGGVTVSF; this comes from the coding sequence GTGAGCCGAGTATCCTATTTCCGCGCCGCCCTTCTGGGTGCCGCGGCCAGCCTGACCGCATCCGCCGCCCTGGCGGAGCCGACACAGGTTGCCGAGATCATTGTGTCTGCCAACAAGGTGCCCACCGCACAGGAACGCGTGGGCAGCAGCGTTAGCATTATCGACAGCGCCGAGATTGAGCGTCGCCAGCAGGTGCAGGCGCTGGACCTGCTGAAGCGCGTGCCGGGCGTATCCATCTCCCGCAATGGCGGTCTGGGCAGCACCTCCACCGTGCGTCTGCGCGGGTCAGAAAGCGGCATGGTCAAGGTGCTGATTGACGGGGTCGAGGTGAACGACGCGTCGGGCGCCAATAACGAGTTCGACTTTAACAGCCTGATGACCGGCGATATTGAGAAGATCGAGGTCCTGAAAGGCCCGCAGAGCGCGCTTTACGGCAATGACGCCATGGGTGGCGTCATCAATGTCATCACCAAGCGCGGCGAAGGCGAGACCAAGATCCGCGGCACCCTGGAGGCCGGTGCCTATGGCACCTTCCGGCAGCAGGCTGGCCTGACGGGTGGTACTGAACAGGTTGATTATGCCCTGTCGGCAGCCAACCTGCACACTGACGGTTTCTCCCGCACCTTCGCTGGCAATGAGAAGGACGGCACCGATGCACGGTCGGTCAGTGGCCGCCTTGGCGTCAAAGCGTCGGACATTCTGCGTTTCGACCTGAATGCTGGCTGGTCTTGGCTGGACACCGAATTCGATCCGTTCGGCGGCGACGGTCCGTCTTCCCAGGAAAAGGAGACGTGGCAGGTCCGGGGTGCCGGCACGCTGAGCCTGCTGGACGGCGCATTTGAGAATGTGCTGGCCGCCAGCTATGCCAGCACCGATCGCGACTTTGACGAGCCTACGGGCTTCTACCGCTTCTCCACCTTCGACAGCCGTCGCAAGGCCCTGGATTATCAGGGTAACCTGCGCTTACGCGACGCCGATGTTGCCACCATCGGCCTGTCGGTCGATGAGGAGAAGGCCGAGACCACCAATACGACCAGCAGCAGCACGACCACCGGCCTGGATGACAGCGTCACCACCAAGTCGGCTTTCGTGCAGTATCAGGCGGCGGTGACGTCCGACCTGACCCTGACATTGGGCGGGCGCGTGGACGATCATGAGCAGTTTGGGACCGAGGGTACCTGGCGCGCAACCGGCGCTTATCAGGTGCCGGCGACCGGGACTGTCCTGCGTGCCAGCTATGGCACCGCCAACAAGGCACCGACGCTGTACCAACTGTACGATCCGTTCTATGGCAACAAGAACCTGTCGGCGGAGGATGGCAAGGGGGCCGATATCGGTTTCGATCAGAAGCTGCTGGATGGCCGCGTCGGTTTCGGGGCCAGCCTGTTCCGCAACACCTATACGAACATGATCGGCTTCTCCAACGGCTATATCAACGTAGCCCGCGCCCGGACCAAGGGCGTGGAATTGACGTTTGAGGCGACGCCGGTGGAATCGGTCCTGATCCAGGCGAACTACACTTACCTGGACGCCAAGGACACCCGCACGGGTCGTGACCTGCCGCGCCGTCCGCAGGATACGATCAACGCGTCGGTTGACTGGACCGTGGTGGACGGGATCGATGTCGGTGCCGCCCTGCGCTATGTCGGCAAGCAGCGCGACACCGCCTCGGCCACCTCGCCCATTCTGGACAGCTATACCACTGTCGATTTCACCGCACGCTGGGCGGTGCTGGACAATGTCAGCCTGTTCGGCCGGGTGGAGAACCTGTTCGATGAGGACTACCAAGAGGTTCGTACCTACAGTGCGCCGGGCCGGTCGGCCTTTGGCGGCGTGACGGTGAGCTTCTGA
- a CDS encoding ABC transporter substrate-binding protein, producing the protein MRAGVPLLVAAFMALPVGAAPATRVVSLSLCADQFLLALDAQTQIAGLTRLAGDTHLSPYADQAAGMPIHDGTAESVLVLKPDLVIAGGYARAQTVGMLERLGVPVLRLKTPQTLADIPPQIEQVAEALGRGGQGRALADRLRVKLSAPGEGSRPTAALYRPGGEVPGSRGIVNDMMRAAGLENIGGKLSGRPNGRVAVETLLLNPPDLLVLDSVRPDRPGVGQSVMDHPALTAARGEMAVAAFPIAWWLCASPASIEGVERLAEVAGRALGTHEEAAYQPAAIPKPLPVGEGSIR; encoded by the coding sequence ATGCGGGCCGGCGTCCCCCTTCTGGTGGCGGCATTCATGGCGCTTCCCGTGGGGGCGGCGCCGGCGACACGCGTCGTTTCTCTATCGCTCTGTGCCGATCAGTTCCTGCTGGCGCTGGACGCGCAGACGCAAATTGCCGGGCTGACCCGGCTGGCGGGGGACACGCACCTGTCGCCTTATGCCGACCAGGCCGCCGGCATGCCCATCCATGATGGAACGGCGGAAAGCGTTTTGGTGCTGAAGCCCGATCTGGTCATTGCCGGCGGCTATGCCCGCGCACAGACGGTGGGCATGCTGGAACGGCTGGGCGTCCCGGTGCTGCGGCTGAAAACGCCGCAGACCCTGGCCGATATTCCGCCGCAGATCGAACAGGTGGCCGAAGCCCTGGGCCGGGGCGGGCAGGGCCGTGCCCTGGCCGACCGGCTGCGGGTCAAGCTGTCGGCACCCGGCGAAGGCTCCCGCCCGACCGCCGCGCTTTACCGTCCGGGTGGTGAGGTGCCGGGATCGCGCGGCATCGTCAATGATATGATGAGGGCCGCAGGACTGGAGAATATCGGCGGGAAACTGTCGGGCCGGCCCAATGGCCGCGTGGCGGTGGAAACGTTGCTGCTGAACCCGCCGGACCTGCTGGTGCTGGACAGCGTGCGGCCCGACCGGCCTGGCGTGGGCCAGTCGGTGATGGACCATCCCGCCCTGACGGCGGCACGCGGGGAAATGGCCGTCGCAGCCTTTCCCATCGCCTGGTGGCTCTGCGCCTCGCCGGCCTCAATCGAGGGGGTGGAACGGCTGGCAGAGGTAGCGGGAAGGGCATTGGGAACGCATGAAGAAGCCGCCTATCAGCCTGCCGCCATCCCCAAGCCGTTACCTGTCGGGGAAGGATCAATCCGATGA
- a CDS encoding FecCD family ABC transporter permease, which translates to MTASTHDTLTDSRGHRAVAASHSGVPLLLLLILFPILLTASFLIGPADVPAGDLLSGLFSGQASPAALIAFEIRLPRALLGALVGAGLGMAGAALQGYLRNPLAEPSLIGASSSASLGAVLAIYFGLSATAPLALPVAGMLGAALAMLLIQGLAGRDASVLMLILAGLAVQTLAGSLTSLALNLAPNPHAALEIAFWLLGSLTDRTNDHLLVAAPFIIAGILVLCGSGRALDALGLGERTAGSMGVDLRALRWRIIIGTVLSVGAAVAVTGSIGFVGLVVPHLLRRVTGNQPSRLLWPSALAGACLLLAADILVRLLPTNDELKLGVVTGLIGAPFFFHLLLKTRERMR; encoded by the coding sequence ATGACCGCCTCTACACACGACACCCTCACCGATAGCCGGGGACACAGGGCGGTAGCAGCGAGCCACTCTGGCGTCCCGCTTCTCCTGCTTCTGATCCTGTTCCCGATCCTGTTAACCGCCAGTTTTCTGATCGGTCCGGCGGACGTGCCGGCGGGTGACCTGCTGTCGGGCCTGTTCAGCGGGCAGGCCAGTCCCGCCGCCCTGATCGCGTTTGAAATTCGCCTGCCACGTGCCCTCCTGGGAGCGCTGGTTGGGGCAGGGCTGGGCATGGCGGGGGCGGCCCTTCAGGGCTATTTGCGCAACCCGCTGGCCGAGCCGTCGCTGATCGGGGCGTCTTCCTCTGCGTCTCTGGGGGCGGTCCTGGCCATCTATTTCGGGCTGTCGGCGACCGCACCTTTGGCCCTGCCCGTGGCGGGGATGCTGGGGGCTGCACTCGCTATGCTGCTGATCCAGGGGCTGGCGGGGCGGGATGCCTCGGTCCTGATGCTGATCTTGGCGGGCCTGGCGGTGCAGACGCTGGCGGGGTCGCTGACCTCACTGGCCCTTAACCTTGCCCCCAATCCGCATGCGGCGTTGGAGATCGCGTTCTGGCTGCTGGGCAGTCTGACCGACCGGACGAACGACCATCTGCTGGTGGCGGCCCCCTTCATCATCGCAGGGATTCTGGTGCTGTGCGGGTCGGGCCGGGCGCTTGATGCGCTGGGCCTGGGCGAACGCACGGCGGGCAGCATGGGCGTGGACCTGCGCGCTTTGCGCTGGCGCATCATTATCGGCACCGTCCTGTCGGTGGGGGCAGCGGTGGCGGTGACGGGCAGTATCGGTTTTGTCGGTTTGGTGGTGCCTCATCTGCTGCGCCGCGTAACGGGGAACCAGCCGTCACGGCTGCTCTGGCCGTCGGCCCTGGCCGGCGCGTGCCTGCTGCTGGCCGCTGACATCCTGGTGCGGCTCTTGCCCACCAATGACGAATTGAAACTGGGCGTGGTCACGGGTCTGATCGGTGCGCCCTTCTTCTTTCACCTGCTGCTGAAAACCAGGGAGCGGATGCGATGA
- a CDS encoding ABC transporter ATP-binding protein: protein MSLLSARNIRFARGGLPILDGVDLSVGAGECVGLIGPNGAGKSTLLSVMAGLLKADGAVALDDRPLEQWPRAERAKRIGFLEQGASCHWPLTVERVVTLGRLPHASPWGGEAEADRAAIARAMQQCDVTHFAERSVTSLSGGERARVMLARALAGDPAVLLADEPAAGLDPYHQLQVMELLAGLASDGMAVVVVLHDLTLALRHCTRLCLLDDAGKVAADTSPADLLDSGALGRVYGIELVRGGHEGAPFALPWRRLPVETRA from the coding sequence ATGAGCCTGCTGTCAGCCCGCAATATCCGTTTTGCACGGGGTGGCCTGCCCATCCTGGATGGTGTGGACCTGTCGGTCGGGGCCGGCGAGTGCGTCGGCCTGATCGGGCCGAACGGGGCCGGCAAATCGACCCTGCTGTCGGTGATGGCGGGCCTGTTGAAGGCGGATGGCGCTGTCGCCCTGGATGACAGGCCGCTGGAGCAGTGGCCGCGGGCCGAGAGGGCAAAGCGCATCGGCTTTCTGGAACAAGGGGCGAGTTGCCACTGGCCCCTGACGGTGGAGCGGGTGGTGACCCTGGGCCGGCTGCCGCATGCCAGCCCCTGGGGTGGGGAGGCAGAGGCCGACCGCGCCGCCATTGCCCGCGCCATGCAACAGTGCGACGTCACACACTTCGCCGAGCGGAGTGTGACAAGCCTGTCGGGGGGCGAGCGGGCGCGGGTCATGCTGGCCCGTGCGCTGGCCGGTGATCCTGCCGTGCTGCTGGCGGATGAACCGGCGGCGGGTCTGGACCCGTACCATCAATTGCAGGTGATGGAACTGCTGGCCGGGCTGGCATCGGACGGGATGGCCGTGGTCGTCGTGCTGCACGACCTGACCCTGGCGCTGAGGCACTGCACCCGTCTGTGCCTGCTGGATGATGCCGGCAAGGTGGCGGCGGATACCTCACCTGCCGACCTGTTGGATAGCGGTGCCTTGGGCCGGGTCTACGGCATTGAACTGGTACGTGGCGGGCATGAGGGCGCACCTTTTGCCCTGCCCTGGCGCCGCCTGCCGGTGGAGACGCGGGCATGA
- the cobU gene encoding bifunctional adenosylcobinamide kinase/adenosylcobinamide-phosphate guanylyltransferase: MTTGITLILGGARSGKSRMAEQLVTALPGPWVYIATAQAFDAEMQDRIRQHQGGRAEGWVTVEEPLDLVAALTRANATARPVLVDCLTLWLTNVMLAGREVEAEAAKLIDLLPGLTMPVVLVGNEVGLGIVPDNRLSRLFRDHAGRLHQDIARIADKVLFMAAGLPMQLK; the protein is encoded by the coding sequence ATGACCACTGGCATTACTTTGATCCTGGGTGGTGCGCGGTCGGGCAAAAGCCGGATGGCCGAACAACTGGTCACCGCACTGCCCGGCCCCTGGGTCTATATCGCCACTGCCCAAGCCTTCGACGCAGAGATGCAGGACCGTATCCGCCAGCATCAGGGGGGACGGGCCGAAGGCTGGGTCACCGTGGAGGAACCGCTGGATCTGGTGGCAGCATTGACCCGAGCCAATGCCACGGCTCGGCCAGTCCTGGTCGACTGCCTGACCCTGTGGTTGACCAATGTCATGCTGGCCGGGCGGGAGGTGGAGGCGGAGGCGGCAAAGCTGATCGACCTACTGCCCGGCCTGACCATGCCGGTCGTACTTGTCGGGAATGAGGTGGGGCTGGGCATCGTACCCGACAACCGCCTTTCCCGCCTGTTCCGCGACCATGCGGGCCGTCTGCATCAGGATATCGCGCGCATCGCCGACAAGGTGCTGTTCATGGCGGCTGGTCTGCCGATGCAGTTAAAGTAA
- the cobO gene encoding cob(I)yrinic acid a,c-diamide adenosyltransferase, whose translation MDAVVTPEEAERHKAKMQKRKALMDRRVGERQHEKGLLMVHTGPGKGKSTAALGLMMRAAGHGFRVGFIQFIKGTWATGEQVALERFDDLIDHHVMGEGFTWETQDKERDILAAGRAWDQARTMMVDQRYRLIVLDEMNIALRYGYLDIDEVVATLVSRRPDLHVLVTGRNANPLLTDAADLVTEFQSVKHPFNAGIKAQAGIEF comes from the coding sequence ATGGACGCCGTTGTTACGCCAGAAGAGGCCGAGCGCCACAAGGCCAAGATGCAGAAGCGCAAGGCCCTGATGGATCGCCGGGTCGGCGAACGTCAGCATGAAAAGGGCCTGCTGATGGTCCATACTGGTCCCGGCAAAGGCAAGTCCACGGCGGCGCTGGGCCTGATGATGCGTGCCGCGGGCCACGGGTTCCGTGTCGGCTTCATCCAGTTCATCAAGGGCACCTGGGCCACGGGCGAACAGGTGGCGCTGGAACGGTTCGATGACCTGATCGACCATCATGTGATGGGGGAGGGCTTTACCTGGGAAACCCAGGACAAGGAACGCGATATCCTGGCCGCCGGTCGTGCCTGGGATCAGGCACGGACCATGATGGTCGATCAGCGTTACCGGCTGATCGTGCTGGACGAGATGAATATCGCCCTACGCTATGGCTATCTGGATATTGATGAGGTGGTGGCGACCCTGGTGTCGCGCCGTCCCGACCTGCATGTCCTGGTCACAGGGCGCAATGCCAACCCGTTGCTGACGGATGCCGCCGATCTGGTGACGGAGTTCCAGTCCGTGAAGCATCCGTTCAATGCCGGGATCAAGGCCCAGGCCGGTATCGAATTCTGA
- a CDS encoding cobyric acid synthase produces the protein MATRPRALMIQGTGSDVGKSLLVAALVRAFANRGLSVRPFKPQNMSNNAAVTADGGEIGRAQALQARAARVAPSVHMNPVLLKPQSDTGAQVVVQGRMLGTAEASEYQQRKGTLLTAVLDSFGRLGEGADLILVEGAGSPAETNLRARDIANMGFALAADVPVILAGDIDRGGVIASIVGTHTVLDHADRAAIKGFIINKFRGDVLLFDDGLIEIMRRTDWPSFGVLPFLSAAARLPAEDAVVLDHWRAGAGRALRIAVPMLSRIANFDDFDPLRLEPSVSVTMVPPGRPLPLDADLIILPGSKATIADLAFFRANGWDVDLHAHIRRGGRVLGICGGYQMLGRTIADPGGIEGPAGTQVQGLGWLEVDTVLTGIKVLKPVTGNGAAGEGTFAGYEMHVGVTTGRGRDRPVLRIDGVGAEGAVSPDGRIAGCYVHGLFSSDAFRAGFLSGFGVASGLSYQTAVDAALDECAAAVERHLDLDGLLAVAG, from the coding sequence ATGGCGACGCGGCCCCGCGCCCTGATGATCCAGGGGACCGGATCGGATGTCGGCAAGTCGCTGCTGGTGGCAGCACTGGTCCGCGCCTTTGCCAACCGGGGGCTGTCGGTACGGCCCTTCAAGCCGCAGAACATGTCCAACAATGCCGCCGTCACGGCGGACGGGGGGGAGATCGGGCGGGCGCAGGCATTGCAGGCGCGTGCCGCCCGTGTCGCGCCCTCGGTCCATATGAACCCGGTCCTGCTGAAACCGCAGAGCGATACGGGTGCACAGGTGGTGGTGCAAGGCCGTATGCTGGGCACCGCCGAGGCATCGGAATATCAGCAGCGCAAAGGCACGCTGCTGACCGCCGTGCTGGACAGTTTCGGCCGGCTGGGAGAGGGGGCTGACCTGATCCTGGTGGAAGGGGCCGGCAGCCCGGCGGAAACCAACCTGCGGGCCCGCGACATCGCCAATATGGGTTTCGCGCTGGCCGCCGATGTGCCCGTCATCCTGGCTGGCGATATCGACCGGGGTGGGGTGATCGCCAGCATCGTGGGCACGCATACGGTGCTGGACCATGCCGACCGCGCCGCCATCAAGGGCTTCATCATCAACAAGTTCCGGGGCGATGTCCTGCTGTTTGATGATGGCCTGATCGAGATCATGCGCCGTACCGACTGGCCCAGTTTCGGCGTCCTGCCCTTCCTGTCTGCCGCCGCGCGGTTGCCGGCGGAGGATGCGGTGGTGTTGGACCATTGGCGCGCGGGGGCGGGCCGGGCGCTGCGTATCGCTGTGCCAATGCTGTCGCGCATCGCCAATTTCGATGATTTTGACCCGCTACGCCTGGAACCATCGGTATCGGTGACCATGGTGCCGCCGGGCCGTCCCCTGCCGCTCGATGCCGACCTGATCATCCTGCCGGGCAGCAAAGCCACCATCGCCGATCTGGCCTTTTTCCGCGCCAATGGCTGGGACGTGGATCTGCACGCCCATATCAGGCGCGGCGGGCGCGTGCTTGGCATCTGTGGCGGCTATCAGATGTTGGGCCGCACCATCGCCGATCCTGGCGGGATCGAGGGGCCGGCGGGGACCCAAGTGCAGGGTCTGGGCTGGCTGGAGGTTGACACGGTCCTGACGGGGATCAAGGTTCTGAAGCCCGTCACCGGTAACGGTGCGGCGGGGGAGGGGACGTTTGCCGGCTATGAGATGCATGTCGGCGTGACGACGGGGCGGGGCCGTGACCGACCCGTGCTGCGCATCGACGGGGTGGGGGCGGAGGGGGCGGTATCGCCCGATGGCCGCATCGCCGGGTGTTATGTGCATGGCCTGTTTTCCAGCGATGCTTTCCGCGCTGGATTCCTGTCCGGGTTCGGCGTGGCGTCGGGCCTGTCCTATCAGACGGCGGTCGATGCAGCATTGGATGAATGTGCGGCGGCGGTGGAGCGGCACCTGGATTTGGACGGGCTGCTGGCCGTCGCGGGGTAA